A DNA window from Labrys wisconsinensis contains the following coding sequences:
- a CDS encoding SDR family NAD(P)-dependent oxidoreductase: MTGGASTAGRTLQGKVAGRTLHGKVAVVTGGAGGIGSAICRALAEAGAAVVVGYNRSGEAAQALAAALPGGPHLAAPAPVSDSAAMADLAERVRREHGRADILVNSAGTTRFVAHGDLDGLDDALVDEVLAVNVRGVIAATRAFRPLLAASGAGLIVNISSIAAVTAMGSNIAYCASKAAVDNLTKSLARALAPEIRVVSVSPGLVDTEFVRGLDQAWRDQQAARTPAKRLALPDEVADAVLAAALYLPFTTGAVIPVDGGRPLA; encoded by the coding sequence ATGACGGGCGGGGCAAGCACGGCCGGGCGCACCTTGCAGGGCAAGGTCGCCGGGCGCACCTTGCACGGCAAGGTCGCTGTGGTTACCGGCGGCGCCGGCGGGATCGGCAGCGCCATCTGTCGCGCCCTCGCCGAGGCCGGCGCCGCGGTGGTGGTCGGCTATAACAGGTCGGGCGAGGCGGCGCAGGCGCTCGCCGCCGCGCTGCCGGGCGGGCCGCACCTGGCGGCGCCGGCGCCGGTCAGCGACAGCGCCGCCATGGCGGACCTGGCGGAGCGCGTGCGGCGCGAGCACGGCCGGGCCGACATCCTGGTCAATTCCGCCGGCACCACCCGCTTCGTCGCCCATGGCGACCTCGACGGGCTCGACGACGCGCTGGTCGACGAGGTGCTGGCCGTCAACGTGCGGGGCGTGATCGCCGCGACCCGCGCCTTCCGCCCGCTGCTCGCCGCGAGCGGCGCCGGGCTCATCGTCAACATCTCCTCCATCGCCGCCGTTACCGCCATGGGCAGCAACATCGCCTATTGCGCCTCGAAGGCGGCGGTCGACAACCTCACCAAGTCGCTGGCCCGCGCCCTGGCGCCCGAGATCCGCGTCGTGTCGGTGTCGCCGGGGCTGGTCGACACCGAGTTCGTGCGCGGCCTCGACCAGGCCTGGCGCGACCAGCAGGCCGCGCGCACGCCGGCGAAACGGCTGGCCCTGCCGGACGAGGTGGCGGATGCCGTGCTGGCGGCGGCGCTCTACCTGCCCTTCACCACCGGCGCCGTCATCCCCGTCGACGGCGGCCGGCCGCTGGCTTGA
- a CDS encoding 3-hydroxyacyl-CoA dehydrogenase — MRRLETVGVVGGGLVGSGWAIVFARAGRTVRLFDASAEIRAGALAGIRRSLADMQAFGLVGDVEAIARRISVVDSLAEAVAEADYVQESVFERVDVKAAVSREIGAAIRDDAVVGSSSSGIPASAFTADVPRRERFLVAHPVNPPHLVPLVELVPAPWTDGAILPWLRQAMEELGQVPVVVNREIEGFVLNRLQGALLNEAWALYEAGLASAADIDRTVAHGLGLRWSFMGPFETIDLNAPGGVDDYARRLGPLYHAVAQARRDPRPWSDDLVGRVTRERREALPAADLKARSAWRDRRLMALVAHRRGQPDR; from the coding sequence ATGCGCAGGCTTGAAACGGTCGGGGTGGTCGGCGGCGGCCTGGTCGGGTCCGGCTGGGCCATCGTCTTCGCCCGGGCCGGGCGCACGGTGCGGCTGTTCGACGCCAGCGCCGAGATCCGGGCGGGCGCCCTCGCGGGCATCCGCCGCAGCCTCGCCGACATGCAGGCCTTCGGCCTGGTCGGGGATGTCGAGGCCATCGCCCGGCGCATCAGCGTGGTCGACAGCCTCGCCGAGGCCGTGGCCGAGGCCGACTACGTCCAGGAATCGGTGTTCGAGCGGGTCGACGTCAAGGCGGCGGTGAGCCGTGAGATCGGGGCGGCGATCCGCGACGACGCGGTGGTCGGCAGCTCCAGCTCGGGGATTCCCGCCTCGGCCTTCACCGCCGACGTGCCGCGGCGCGAGCGTTTCCTCGTCGCCCATCCCGTCAACCCGCCGCATCTGGTGCCGCTGGTCGAGCTGGTGCCGGCGCCGTGGACCGACGGAGCCATCCTGCCCTGGCTGCGGCAGGCGATGGAGGAGCTCGGCCAGGTGCCGGTCGTGGTCAACCGCGAGATCGAGGGCTTCGTGCTCAACCGCCTGCAGGGGGCGCTGCTCAACGAGGCCTGGGCGCTCTACGAGGCGGGGCTCGCCAGCGCCGCCGATATCGACCGCACCGTGGCGCATGGCCTCGGGCTGCGCTGGTCCTTCATGGGCCCGTTCGAGACCATCGACCTCAACGCACCCGGCGGTGTCGACGACTATGCCCGACGCCTCGGGCCGCTCTACCATGCGGTGGCGCAGGCGCGGCGCGATCCCCGGCCGTGGTCCGACGACCTGGTCGGCCGGGTGACGCGGGAGCGGCGCGAGGCGCTGCCGGCCGCCGACCTCAAGGCCCGGTCCGCATGGCGCGACCGGCGGCTGATGGCGCTGGTGGCGCATCGGCGCGGGCAGCCGGACCGATGA
- a CDS encoding N-acyl homoserine lactonase family protein codes for MADYSIWVLEYSYVSKYHKSGVLYGAHNQGYVKLPYCYAVIKGNGHVAMVDVGYNDKDYGKHLGDKFGVENWRSPREVLAGIGLTPEDVDTVFITHAHFDHFGNVEDFPKAKFYIQEREIAKWTWAMSLPDRLRWMMVAVDPGDIVRGVELAQQKRLVCVDGPLADVLPNIDLHVAYDSHTFASMWVTVRNDARAQSSDSWVLAGDLVYVFENIQGPGAVVDVDTMYVPVGLALGSQQNLVMATEAMMKQVGYEARRVIPIHEERLKDSFPSRITAEGLRISEICLADGESSRVR; via the coding sequence GTGGCCGACTATTCCATCTGGGTGCTCGAATATTCCTATGTCAGCAAGTATCACAAGAGCGGCGTGCTCTACGGCGCCCACAATCAGGGTTATGTGAAGCTTCCCTATTGCTATGCCGTGATCAAGGGCAACGGCCATGTCGCCATGGTCGATGTCGGCTACAACGACAAGGACTACGGCAAGCATCTCGGCGACAAGTTCGGCGTCGAGAACTGGCGCTCGCCGCGCGAGGTGCTGGCCGGCATCGGGCTGACGCCGGAGGACGTGGACACGGTGTTCATCACCCATGCCCATTTCGACCATTTCGGCAATGTCGAGGATTTTCCCAAGGCGAAGTTCTACATCCAGGAGCGCGAGATCGCGAAATGGACCTGGGCGATGTCGCTGCCCGACCGGCTGCGCTGGATGATGGTGGCGGTCGATCCCGGCGACATCGTGCGTGGCGTCGAGCTGGCGCAGCAGAAGCGCCTCGTCTGCGTCGACGGGCCGCTCGCCGACGTGCTGCCCAATATCGACCTCCACGTCGCCTATGACAGCCACACCTTCGCCTCGATGTGGGTGACGGTGCGCAACGACGCCAGGGCGCAGTCCTCCGACAGCTGGGTGCTGGCCGGCGACCTCGTCTATGTCTTCGAGAACATCCAGGGGCCGGGCGCGGTGGTCGACGTCGACACCATGTATGTGCCGGTCGGCCTGGCGCTCGGCAGCCAGCAGAACCTGGTGATGGCCACCGAGGCGATGATGAAGCAGGTCGGCTACGAGGCGCGGCGGGTGATCCCGATCCACGAGGAGCGGCTGAAGGACAGCTTCCCCTCGCGCATCACCGCCGAGGGCCTGCGCATCTCCGAGATCTGCCTCGCCGACGGCGAGAGCTCGCGGGTGCGGTGA
- a CDS encoding LacI family DNA-binding transcriptional regulator gives MSDTRADPVRTPRITVKDLARQLGMSVSTVSRAFYDDAVIAPETREKVLRHAAEIGYQPNPLARGLITKSSRIVGLVVSDITNPFYPEVMTRLTERLQAADFNVMLVVVSPARSEEEQVRVLLSYHPDVVVMLATTLSSAAATACRKVGTPVVFFNRSGSDEHSYAVTCDNERGGRLIADYLIDRGHRRIGFVAGRPDASTNVDRWRGFHARCLERDIPEPIASEGTTFSYEAGYAAARRLLAGPDRPTALFCANDILAIGAMDAARREAGLAVPEDVSIMGFDDIGMASWPSHALTTVRQPIDLMIDRTTVLALALARNEPCEPGVQRLPGRLVERNTTRSLP, from the coding sequence ATGTCCGACACGCGCGCCGATCCCGTCCGCACACCGCGCATCACGGTGAAGGATCTGGCGCGCCAGCTCGGCATGTCGGTCTCGACTGTGTCGCGCGCCTTCTACGACGACGCCGTCATCGCCCCGGAGACCCGCGAGAAGGTGCTGCGCCACGCGGCGGAGATCGGCTACCAGCCCAATCCGCTGGCGCGCGGCCTGATCACCAAGAGCAGCCGCATCGTCGGGCTGGTGGTGTCCGACATCACCAACCCCTTCTATCCCGAGGTGATGACGCGGCTGACCGAGCGGCTGCAGGCGGCGGACTTCAACGTCATGCTGGTCGTGGTGTCGCCGGCCCGCAGCGAGGAGGAGCAGGTGCGCGTGCTGCTCTCCTACCATCCCGACGTGGTGGTGATGCTCGCCACCACCCTGTCCTCGGCCGCCGCGACCGCCTGCCGCAAGGTCGGCACGCCGGTGGTGTTCTTCAACCGCTCGGGCTCGGACGAGCATTCCTATGCCGTGACCTGCGACAACGAGCGGGGCGGACGGCTGATCGCCGATTACCTCATCGACCGGGGGCACCGGCGCATCGGCTTCGTCGCCGGGCGGCCGGATGCCTCCACCAATGTCGACCGCTGGCGCGGCTTCCACGCCCGTTGCCTGGAGCGCGACATTCCCGAGCCGATCGCCAGCGAGGGCACGACCTTCAGCTACGAGGCGGGCTATGCCGCCGCCCGCCGGCTGCTCGCGGGCCCGGACCGGCCGACGGCGCTGTTCTGCGCCAACGACATCCTCGCCATCGGCGCCATGGACGCGGCGCGGCGCGAGGCCGGCCTCGCCGTGCCGGAGGACGTGTCGATCATGGGCTTCGACGATATCGGCATGGCCTCCTGGCCCTCGCATGCCCTCACCACCGTGCGCCAGCCGATTGACCTGATGATCGACCGCACCACGGTGCTGGCCCTGGCGCTGGCCCGCAACGAGCCGTGCGAGCCCGGCGTCCAGCGCCTGCCCGGCCGGCTGGTCGAGCGCAACACCACGAGGTCCTTGCCATGA
- the hisD gene encoding histidinol dehydrogenase, translated as MARYLKRGQDASTVAAVDARTRATVEAILADVEARGDAAVRELSEKFDRWSPESFRLSEPEIEAALSKVAKRDLDDIRFAQAQVRNFAQHQRDALRDVEVETLPGVVLGHRNIPVNAVGCYVPGGKYPMVASAHMSVVTARVAGVSRVIACAPPFQGGPHPAIVAAMHLGGADEIYVLGGVQAVAAMALGTATIAPVDMLVGPGNAFVAEAKRQLYGRVGIDLFAGPTETLVIADDSVDGEICATDLLGQAEHGPTSPAVLLTTSEKLARATMAEVERQLAVLPTAELAGKAWADYGEVIVCDSDEEMVAEADRIASEHVQVMTRDPDYFLSHMTNYGALFLGPRTNVAYGDKVIGTNHTLPTKKAARYTGGLWVGKFLKTCTYQKVLTDEASALVGEYCARLCTLEGFAGHAEQANIRVRRHGGRNAA; from the coding sequence ATGGCCAGATATCTCAAGCGCGGACAGGACGCGAGCACCGTCGCCGCCGTCGATGCCAGGACGCGCGCCACCGTCGAAGCCATCCTCGCCGATGTCGAAGCGCGGGGTGACGCGGCCGTGCGCGAGCTTTCCGAGAAGTTCGACAGATGGTCGCCCGAGAGCTTCCGCCTGTCGGAGCCGGAGATCGAGGCGGCGCTGTCCAAGGTCGCCAAGCGCGACCTTGACGACATCCGCTTCGCCCAGGCCCAGGTGCGCAACTTCGCCCAGCACCAGCGCGACGCGTTGCGCGACGTCGAGGTGGAGACGCTGCCCGGCGTCGTGCTCGGCCACAGGAACATCCCGGTCAACGCCGTCGGCTGCTATGTCCCCGGCGGCAAGTATCCGATGGTCGCCTCGGCCCATATGAGCGTGGTCACGGCGCGGGTCGCCGGGGTCAGCCGCGTCATCGCCTGCGCCCCGCCGTTCCAGGGCGGGCCGCATCCGGCCATCGTCGCCGCCATGCACCTGGGCGGCGCCGACGAGATCTACGTGCTCGGCGGCGTCCAGGCCGTCGCTGCCATGGCGCTCGGCACCGCCACCATCGCGCCGGTCGACATGCTGGTCGGGCCAGGCAACGCCTTCGTCGCCGAGGCCAAGCGCCAGCTCTATGGCCGGGTCGGCATCGATCTCTTCGCCGGGCCGACCGAGACGCTGGTCATCGCCGACGACAGCGTCGACGGCGAGATCTGCGCCACCGACCTGCTCGGCCAGGCCGAGCACGGCCCGACCTCGCCGGCGGTGCTGCTGACCACCTCCGAGAAGCTCGCCCGCGCCACCATGGCCGAGGTCGAGCGCCAGCTCGCGGTGCTGCCGACGGCCGAGCTCGCCGGCAAGGCCTGGGCCGACTATGGCGAGGTGATCGTCTGCGACAGCGACGAGGAGATGGTGGCCGAAGCCGACCGCATCGCCTCCGAGCACGTGCAGGTGATGACGCGCGACCCCGACTACTTCCTCAGCCATATGACCAATTACGGCGCGCTGTTCCTCGGGCCCCGCACCAATGTCGCCTATGGCGACAAGGTGATCGGCACCAACCACACCCTGCCGACCAAGAAGGCGGCGCGCTACACCGGCGGGCTCTGGGTCGGCAAGTTCCTCAAGACCTGCACCTACCAGAAGGTGCTCACCGACGAGGCCAGCGCGCTGGTCGGCGAGTACTGCGCGCGGCTGTGCACGCTCGAGGGCTTTGCCGGCCATGCCGAGCAGGCCAATATCCGGGTGCGCCGCCATGGCGGGCGCAACGCGGCATGA
- a CDS encoding sugar ABC transporter substrate-binding protein has protein sequence MSVWRSTLARLGATACAAALGLTLVAGTAGAEDKKFKIYLSLSYSGNSWQSEAANIVKALAKTPPYDKTVELTEVISGTDPQAQIAAYESMISAKADGIISFPISSTALNRVIKRGCEKGVKFFMYDATVTEPCAYNVSYITAGFGENTAQALVNALGGKGKIFLSRGVPGNSVDKRHTDGAMAVFKKYPGIDVVAEYYSYWDDRTTQQETAKALAAHPDVDGIWAQAGEYGAIQALMDKGTKLVPMTGENSNGFRLALANPDFQKRGLKGVSAGSPPATAGYAFKLMMEILGGKRQLEPQNIEYPLPWVPADQVKLCKGQTFEDGCNTFPDGVVPSSFVTEVFNPTLLPELSLQSALEGKPTPGATIQPLPADVPKAANEPGINCQKCAPPAELYKLTKIEATVN, from the coding sequence ATGTCCGTATGGAGAAGCACCCTGGCGCGCCTCGGCGCCACGGCCTGCGCCGCGGCGCTCGGCCTGACGCTGGTGGCCGGCACCGCCGGCGCCGAGGACAAGAAGTTCAAGATCTATCTCAGCCTCAGCTACAGCGGCAATTCCTGGCAGTCGGAGGCCGCCAACATCGTCAAGGCGCTGGCCAAGACGCCGCCCTACGACAAGACGGTGGAGCTGACCGAGGTCATCTCCGGCACCGATCCGCAGGCGCAGATCGCCGCCTATGAGAGCATGATCTCGGCCAAGGCCGACGGCATCATCAGCTTCCCGATCTCGTCCACGGCGCTCAACCGGGTGATCAAGCGCGGCTGCGAGAAGGGCGTGAAGTTCTTCATGTACGACGCCACGGTCACCGAGCCGTGCGCCTACAATGTCAGCTACATCACCGCCGGCTTCGGCGAGAACACAGCGCAGGCCCTGGTCAATGCGCTGGGCGGCAAGGGCAAGATCTTCCTCAGCCGCGGCGTGCCCGGCAACTCGGTCGACAAGCGCCACACCGACGGCGCCATGGCGGTGTTCAAGAAATATCCCGGCATCGACGTGGTGGCCGAATATTATTCCTACTGGGACGACCGCACGACCCAGCAGGAGACCGCCAAGGCGCTCGCCGCCCATCCCGACGTCGACGGCATCTGGGCCCAGGCCGGCGAGTACGGCGCGATCCAGGCGTTGATGGACAAGGGCACCAAGCTGGTGCCGATGACCGGCGAGAACTCCAACGGCTTCCGCCTGGCGCTCGCCAACCCCGACTTCCAGAAGCGCGGCCTGAAGGGCGTCTCGGCCGGCTCGCCGCCCGCCACCGCCGGCTATGCCTTCAAGCTGATGATGGAGATCCTCGGCGGCAAGCGCCAGCTCGAGCCGCAGAACATCGAATATCCGCTGCCCTGGGTGCCGGCGGACCAGGTCAAGCTCTGCAAGGGCCAGACCTTCGAGGACGGCTGCAACACCTTCCCGGACGGAGTGGTGCCGAGCTCCTTCGTCACCGAGGTGTTCAACCCGACGCTGCTGCCCGAGCTCTCGCTCCAGTCGGCGCTCGAGGGCAAGCCGACGCCGGGCGCCACCATCCAGCCGCTGCCGGCCGACGTGCCGAAGGCCGCCAACGAGCCCGGCATCAACTGCCAGAAATGCGCCCCGCCGGCCGAGCTCTACAAGCTCACCAAGATCGAGGCGACCGTCAACTGA
- a CDS encoding ABC transporter permease, whose protein sequence is MMSARKADLAPAPTPERPAAPPAALEAAVDGRQTARWRPESLTVVCVFGLSILLILLSRFVSPALGSWSQVNTVLVLSSFLMVVAFGQGLVILVGGLDLSVPALITIGGVLTTGWIGASGEGSWYLIPAILAACAGIGAVSGLGVALLAIPPFIMTMATGIVVASAALGFTSGTPRGAAPPVLVGLMKADWLGMPLILVFILAFCVLASAVQSRTSFGRRLMAIGANPVAARVAGLAVRRSLVAAYMASAASAGFAGMMLVGYANGATLRMGNDYLLPGIAAVVIGGSSILGGSGSFLATIGGAVLLTTLGTVIAALGVPQGWRTVIEGSIILVALLLLRENVFAFLRRRTTR, encoded by the coding sequence ATGATGAGCGCTCGCAAGGCAGACCTGGCCCCCGCGCCGACGCCCGAGCGGCCGGCAGCCCCGCCCGCCGCGCTGGAGGCGGCCGTCGACGGGCGGCAGACCGCGCGCTGGCGGCCGGAGAGCCTGACCGTCGTCTGCGTCTTCGGCCTCAGCATCCTCCTGATCCTGCTGTCGCGCTTCGTCAGCCCGGCGCTCGGCTCGTGGAGCCAGGTCAACACGGTGCTGGTGCTCTCCTCCTTCCTGATGGTGGTCGCCTTCGGGCAGGGCCTGGTCATCCTGGTCGGCGGGCTCGACCTCTCCGTGCCGGCCCTGATCACCATCGGCGGCGTGCTCACCACCGGCTGGATCGGCGCCTCGGGCGAGGGGAGCTGGTACCTCATCCCGGCCATCCTCGCCGCCTGCGCCGGCATCGGCGCGGTGAGCGGCCTCGGCGTGGCGCTGCTCGCCATCCCGCCCTTCATCATGACCATGGCGACCGGCATCGTCGTCGCCTCGGCCGCGCTCGGCTTCACCAGCGGCACGCCGCGCGGCGCCGCCCCGCCGGTGCTGGTCGGCCTGATGAAGGCGGACTGGCTCGGCATGCCGCTGATCCTCGTCTTCATCCTGGCCTTCTGCGTGCTGGCCTCGGCCGTGCAGAGCCGGACGTCCTTCGGGCGCCGGCTGATGGCGATCGGCGCCAACCCGGTGGCGGCGCGCGTCGCCGGCCTCGCGGTGCGCCGCTCCCTGGTCGCGGCCTATATGGCCAGCGCCGCCAGCGCCGGCTTCGCCGGCATGATGCTGGTGGGCTATGCCAACGGCGCGACGCTGCGCATGGGCAACGACTACCTGCTGCCCGGCATCGCCGCGGTGGTGATCGGCGGCTCCTCGATCCTCGGCGGCAGCGGCAGCTTCCTCGCCACCATCGGCGGCGCCGTGCTGCTGACCACGCTCGGCACCGTGATCGCGGCGCTCGGCGTGCCCCAGGGCTGGCGGACGGTGATCGAGGGCTCGATCATCCTCGTCGCCCTCCTGCTGCTGCGGGAAAACGTCTTCGCATTCCTGAGGCGCCGGACGACGCGATAA
- a CDS encoding ABC transporter permease, producing MSVVTGSAPLRLSHPPAARLRRALASGTGIIAILYVVLYLVYAAWDPTALTADTALSLTNNAAPLAIAAAGETLVVLARGFDLSVAGVISLTNVVMAAYPMDGPGGALASLALCLAIGGAVGFANGYLVAVLRLQSIAATLATMIICQGLALVVLDAPGGTVADFVSYELTDTVFGVVPVAGLIVAAVVVLWLAFRRTDTGIALYTVGADETSAQLSGIPVVRTRFIGFIGAGMLYGLAGFMLSAQTATGDPNGGTSFLMLTFAAVALGGTSLAGGRGGVVGSILGAATLLLLQKVLFAGGVSSFYTGIFQGVVLVVAVVFGSLVTRLVERRGPA from the coding sequence GTGAGCGTCGTCACGGGTTCCGCCCCGCTCCGCCTGTCGCATCCGCCGGCCGCGCGCCTGCGCCGGGCGCTGGCCAGCGGCACCGGCATCATCGCCATCCTCTACGTCGTGCTCTACCTCGTCTATGCGGCCTGGGACCCGACGGCGCTCACCGCCGACACCGCCCTCAGCCTCACCAACAACGCCGCGCCGCTCGCCATCGCCGCCGCCGGCGAGACGCTGGTGGTGCTCGCCCGCGGCTTCGACCTCTCGGTCGCCGGCGTCATCTCGCTCACCAACGTCGTCATGGCGGCCTATCCGATGGACGGGCCGGGCGGCGCGCTGGCGAGCCTCGCCCTGTGCCTGGCCATCGGCGGCGCGGTGGGCTTCGCCAACGGCTATCTCGTCGCCGTGCTGCGCCTGCAATCGATCGCCGCCACGCTCGCCACCATGATCATCTGCCAGGGCCTCGCCCTGGTGGTGCTCGATGCGCCGGGCGGCACGGTGGCGGACTTCGTCAGCTACGAGCTCACCGACACGGTGTTCGGCGTGGTGCCGGTCGCCGGCCTCATCGTCGCCGCGGTGGTGGTGCTGTGGCTCGCCTTCCGGCGGACCGACACCGGCATCGCCCTCTATACCGTCGGCGCCGACGAGACCTCGGCCCAGCTCTCGGGCATCCCGGTGGTGCGCACCCGCTTCATCGGCTTCATCGGCGCGGGCATGCTCTACGGCCTCGCCGGCTTCATGCTCAGCGCCCAGACCGCGACCGGCGATCCCAATGGCGGCACCTCGTTCCTGATGCTGACCTTCGCGGCGGTGGCCCTCGGCGGCACCTCGCTGGCCGGCGGCCGCGGCGGGGTTGTCGGCAGCATCCTCGGCGCCGCCACGCTGCTGCTGCTGCAGAAGGTGCTGTTCGCCGGCGGCGTCTCCTCCTTCTACACCGGCATCTTCCAGGGCGTGGTGCTCGTCGTCGCGGTGGTCTTCGGCAGCCTCGTCACCCGTCTGGTTGAGCGCAGGGGACCGGCATGA
- a CDS encoding sugar ABC transporter ATP-binding protein: protein MSAAPPLRLLASSVTKAYGATVALAEVTLELEAGKVHALLGENGAGKSTLVKILSGVVQPNSGAMRLDGGAYRPHSILAARRAGVATAFQELSLPPNLSVAEALALPALRKGVLGLVSSRRTAEAAAAILARYRLTDVSPLAPIAGLSLAQRQRIEIARAMHHAGSVLVLDEPTAALTDVDWLFELVREKTAAGTAVLYISHRLAEVRQLCSAATVLRNGRSVARVELSDATDSDIFRLMVGRSELAAARPAAARSGRDVPVLRLRDVSGGKLRGVSLDLHRGEILGVAGLEGQGQRELFRTLVGLEPLGAGEIRVQDRPIRPSGPRAALAAGLSFLPEERKVEGIFPALTAASNVVLPVLQRISRAGAIWPALERRGAGAVAGAVELSARYLDFRIGELSGGNQQKALLARAMMTGAGTLLLYDPTRGVDVGTKQAIYAAIQAFAAKGGSVLLYSSELPELVRLADRCLAIYGGRVFAEFEGSAIEERALVAALTGHADAGRTAA, encoded by the coding sequence TTGAGCGCCGCACCGCCCCTTCGCCTGCTGGCGTCTTCCGTGACGAAGGCCTATGGCGCCACCGTCGCGCTGGCCGAGGTGACGCTCGAGCTCGAGGCGGGCAAGGTCCATGCGCTGCTCGGTGAGAACGGGGCCGGCAAGTCGACCCTGGTGAAGATCCTGAGCGGCGTCGTGCAGCCCAACAGCGGCGCCATGCGGCTCGACGGGGGCGCCTATCGGCCGCATTCGATCCTCGCCGCGCGCCGGGCCGGCGTCGCCACCGCCTTCCAGGAGCTGAGCCTGCCGCCCAACCTCTCGGTGGCCGAGGCGCTGGCCCTGCCGGCGCTGCGCAAGGGCGTGCTCGGCCTGGTCTCCTCCCGGCGCACGGCCGAAGCGGCCGCCGCGATTCTTGCCCGCTACCGCCTGACCGATGTCTCGCCGCTGGCCCCGATCGCCGGCCTGTCGCTCGCCCAGCGCCAGCGCATCGAGATCGCCCGCGCCATGCACCATGCCGGATCGGTCCTCGTTCTCGACGAGCCGACCGCCGCCCTCACCGATGTCGACTGGCTGTTCGAGCTGGTGCGCGAGAAGACCGCCGCCGGCACCGCGGTGCTCTACATCTCCCATCGCCTTGCCGAAGTGCGCCAGCTCTGCTCGGCCGCGACGGTGCTGCGCAACGGCCGCTCCGTCGCCCGCGTCGAGCTGTCGGACGCCACCGATTCCGACATTTTCCGCCTGATGGTCGGCCGCAGCGAGCTCGCCGCGGCGCGGCCCGCCGCCGCACGGTCCGGCCGCGACGTGCCGGTCCTGCGGCTCAGGGACGTCAGCGGCGGCAAGCTGCGGGGCGTGAGCCTCGACCTCCACCGCGGCGAGATCCTGGGTGTCGCCGGCCTGGAGGGACAGGGGCAGCGCGAGCTGTTCCGCACCCTCGTCGGCCTGGAGCCGCTCGGCGCCGGCGAGATCCGGGTGCAGGACCGGCCGATCCGGCCGTCGGGCCCGCGCGCGGCGCTCGCCGCCGGGCTCAGCTTCCTGCCGGAGGAGCGCAAGGTCGAGGGCATCTTCCCGGCCCTGACGGCGGCGAGCAACGTCGTGCTGCCGGTGCTGCAGCGGATCAGCCGGGCCGGCGCGATCTGGCCGGCGCTGGAGCGCCGCGGCGCCGGCGCCGTTGCGGGCGCGGTCGAGCTCAGCGCGCGCTATCTCGATTTCCGCATCGGCGAACTCTCCGGCGGCAATCAGCAGAAGGCGCTGCTCGCCCGCGCCATGATGACCGGCGCCGGCACGCTGCTGCTCTACGACCCGACGCGCGGCGTCGATGTCGGCACCAAGCAGGCGATCTATGCGGCGATCCAGGCCTTCGCCGCCAAGGGCGGCTCGGTGCTGCTCTATTCCTCCGAGCTGCCGGAGCTGGTGCGGCTCGCCGACCGCTGCCTGGCGATCTATGGCGGGCGGGTCTTCGCCGAATTCGAGGGCAGCGCCATCGAGGAGCGGGCCCTGGTGGCGGCGCTGACCGGCCATGCCGATGCCGGGAGGACCGCGGCGTGA